One Dioscorea cayenensis subsp. rotundata cultivar TDr96_F1 chromosome 19, TDr96_F1_v2_PseudoChromosome.rev07_lg8_w22 25.fasta, whole genome shotgun sequence genomic window, aatcgaGGGATCTGTAAAATATAAACCATCCCAATTTggaatttgaaaattatataaaaaaatatcattttgtgCTTATGAAAATTGACATAGCGTGAGAGTCAAAGTTGTTTTGAAATGAGGCCCAACATCGATGGCCTTTGTGCTCAATCCGACAACCCAAGAAACAACATAAATAGGTTCTAGCCTCAAGTTTGTTAAGCTTATGAGGTTAAAGCTGAACAAAGCATACATAACCAAAAACACATAACAACTTATAATTAGGTGAGGAATCATAGAGTTGTTTATAAGGAGAAATATTACTATGATAGGTGTAAGAATTGAATACAGTTGATAGTGTAAACAACTGTGAGTGCAGCTTCTCCATAGAAATGTTTAGAGCAATTTGAAGAGAAAAGCAATGCACAATCAATATCTAGGATATGCCTATGTTTGTATTTTGCACTTTCATTTTACTCAGAAGTTCCTAGGAAAGATCATTGAATCACAGTGCTTTAAAGTGAAAGAGAATGTGTTATAACCAGGTTTTACTGTAGATATATAAAACCAACCCATTACTTTAGTTTTTTCAGTCTAGTGTTGTAGTAACTTGAgtttatatttctttcttctttctttcttcttcttcatttctttattcTCTTGGCCTAACCCTTGTCATCCCCTAGAGTTTTTCCGATGGCCCGATTCTGGCTAACCAAGCTAGAAACTTCTTCCTTCCATTCTTCCGAGTATTCTAAGAGCTTTTTCTAAGTTTTTATTCCGTATTTTACTTGTATTTCACcatttttgaattctttgaaAACCTAGGATTTGAGCATGTTGTGAGGATGATTGCAGGCTCAAATTGAATCCCTTGTCcttgttattcatttttgtgAATGTTTTTAAGGAAATTTCTTGGTTAGATGTTGTAAACCAGGAAAAAACATTTTGTGTTAGTGCCTACTATAGTAGTACTGTATCACTAATaagctttagttgtttcttttggttttttggaTTAGAGTGAAGTTTAGACCCTTAGGAATTTATTGTTAATCTTTAgacctagttttgagccaaccctatgatcgatttagggttgtttgttagagaaacttaggatttaatttatttttgtgctaattattgttggtgttttgttgtgctttggctCAAGGCAAGGAACTAGCAGAGGATTAGCATCCGGGGAAGTGAAATCATCAAAGTTGAAAGTGGGATTGTTCATGCATAATTCTACTAGGAGAATACctatagttatattttattgtttaagcTAAGTTTTATTGGCTTCTATACTTAAATCGAGGTTTTGATTGacttaaaatgagtttatttattgatatttcaTGCTTGAAAAATGTTGTTGTTCAAGGAAAGGAATTTCAGTATGATACTTGCTTTGTAAGTTGTGAATTGTTTGCCTTTGCAAAACTTTGGTTATGCTTCGCATTCATCATTTCTGCCGGGAAATAGcagaaatttttattattgattattgtcCTGGTTATGGACTCCTCGCTATgagatgcatgtttgtattacttggttggtgacATCCTACTACGGTAGACAATTTCCAATGCCCGCCTGTTATGGTGGCGTGGAAGACCAGCAGACTTACTGGTTCAATTCAGATGGGATTGTAGAGCATTGACTGGATATTTATTGAAAAGCCGGGGTCACCACATGGTAGACAGATGGGTCAACTTCAAGGGTATGAGTATCTTGACAGCTCTAAACCTAGCAACGACCACGGTGAAAGTTTAGAGAATTTTATTGACCATGTGGCATTCTTTTATAGtgacatttttaaatttgtggtGAGTGGGCGAAGTCCAGCTGTCGCTCATAGAAGAGCAGTCTCTGACAAATTTAATTTGGCAGTGAGTATtgtgttttattgattttgaaaCTTGTATTATATAGTttgctatatttatatttatgctaAGTTATTCTGATCTATTTGTACTATAGTAAAAGCTTAGCTTGATGTTTAACTTATTTTATAGTATCCCTCCTTGGGTTGTAGCGGCAGTTGTCGCATCCTGGGGCCCGTGGATAGGGGCGTGACAGAATGAATAAGATCAATTTCTTTATGTTCTATGGCATTATCCATATGAAAAACCTTTCTAGTATGTGAAAATTTAGTTTGTACCCATATGAAGAATTTTTGTAGTACTAGAAAATTAAGTTTTTGTCATAGCAtccaattaaaaacaatttcagGAATTATGGATTGAATTTCCATGAGATAGATCAATGAATAATGAGAATAATCATtaaccaaaataacaaaatacttgGAACCTCCCATAGTCTCATAAGGTGAAGATCCTCACACATCAAAATGCATCTAATCAAAGGGAGCTAAAGAAACATaccattcaaattaaaataaaaggcatGATGTTTTACAAGTTTACAAGAGGTGCAATCAATATTTTCTTCCTTAACTGATCCTAATTTTCCACTAGAAACTAATGACCTTAAACTTGAAGAAGAGGATGGACAATATAGGAATGCCAAAGCTAGTTTAAAAGATGTAGAAGCAACAAAATTAGTCAATTTCTTTGGAGGTCTTCAAGGTGGCTGGTTCAAATGGGCGTCCTACTTTATGGTCAGTCCCAAGAATCTCCTCTATCTAAGGATTCTACATAAGACAACCATGATTGGAAAAGGTAACATTAAGATCTAATTTAGTCAATTGGCCAATAGAGACAAGATTTAAGGATAATTTTAGAATATAAGAAACATTAGTTAAGTTCCACTTAGAATGGCATATGTTACCAACATGGTTACCTGGCATAGTAGAACTTTTTATACTTCGAATTATACGAACAtgataagttttatttttggtgGCAAATACATTATCATTAGAAATCAAATGATTGCTACAAGCCTACAACCATAGTGATAATACCAAGAGATAGGGTTACTTGTAGTAGCAGAAACAATAGAGGATTAACCTATTTTATCAGCCAACTGTTTGACGAGATTTTCCAAGTCACTCATGGAAATAGTTAGTGAAGGTTAAATTGAATTCCTTAAAATCTGATGACCTGACCCTGCAGCTTGTTTTGACTGTAAACAGTAGCACTCAGAGATGAGGGGACTAGGCTTTTTACTATATCTACAAACTTTCTTCTTTGAAGTGGTGGAAGACGAAAAACTAGAAacagttgatgatgatgatgatgactcCATCAATCAGATTATTTGAAGCATGAGCAAAACAATGGGATTCCAAAATAGTAAGTCTAGTCTCCCTGGATAAGATTTGTGAGATAACAACATCAAGAGAATATGAAGGCTCTCTATGAAGTAGTGAAccaggttttgattcaaagtctTATGCAAGAGCGATATAATGTTGGAAACTTGCATATCTTCCTTGATTTTAGTATAATTTTCAGCATCTTCATTACACTTCCAAGATGGCTCACTTGAGGCTATTTGATCCCAAATAGGTTGTATTAGGGATAAGAAATCATGAACAGATCAACCGGCCTATTGCTTGAGATTAGTAAGATTACACAACAATTTATATCCTAGTGCTCGGTTTTTTAGTAAAACACCTCCGAACCAAGAAATCTTAGACCTTCTTTGTAGTACCAATCTATATATATCTGAATTGACTTCCAATTTGAGGATGAATGGTGCAGCAAAGGCATGTTAGGACTCAATAATTATTGCAATCATAATCATCAAACTTTTTAAAGAATTCATCATCTTTCTTGATTTGTTTAGTAGCTCCAAATGTAACAAAACGCTATAACTTTCTTAACTTGAGGAAGCTACACATTTCATCATGCCATAATTGATAATTTAAGCCATAGAAAACAGTTTGAATATGTTTAGATAATTTTGATTTATCCATGAATACagttcaaaatagaaaataaaaccaaaagatGATCACCAAGGTTTAATTAGGGTTAGTCCATATGGTAGACCAAGTATTAGAACTGATTGTCAGAGCATAAAGTATGTGCATGTGTGTCTAGCCCCagattgagttgatttttctaCTTTAGACCCGTCCAGCTTAGAAAACCCACAAAAAATTCCTCCCAAGATGTTGCAATCAGAATAGATCAAAACAAGCTAGATCAAAATAGCTGAATACAAGCAATATCAATAGTAAAAGGACCAAAAAGATAAGATACCTAAGGATCCTTATATTAATATGTACCTAGATAAAGAAAACTATCTACTAGATTAAAAGATTGAAATAATACCATAAGTATCAATATGGTACTCATGCTCAATGCTTAAACGGAGGGTTTACTTAGAGATTCCTTGAATATAAATGTTGAGGAGCAACTACTTATGTTCTTGTACACAATAGGACACAATCAACAAATATAGTTACTAATCATAATTTACTCCATTCTAGTGATATTCTTAGCTCTCTCTTCAACCATATATTACAATCAATTAGTGAGTCCCGTCATGAATATGTGTAACCATTGGGTACCCAGGGATCACAATTAATTGCAAGGAgtcataaactatttattttttttaaggtattGTTATTTCCATAGATTTATGTGTTACTTTCTTTAAAGTGCATAATTTGATCTTCTCATTTGTTATAAGAATGCATTTGTGTCCTTGATGCCACACtcattgacacaccccttgcgtgtgtgtaccgcaagtgcattggttgtcgaagtaataaaataccccggtgagtgggtagtcgaatctacagggaatagaTTTTCAGAAACAAgtagtattgctatttagctagagggAAAAACAATTTGTAATATTGATTCAgaatattaatgtaaataaaagtaaaagagaaagtaagatgaataaagagaggtaatcgatagtgaaatggggtactcagacaatgcttatcctaggactattgtttcaagtgcaaaactaatattatgcctcctaattgaagtttaatgattcgtggagatccaaagacatacggtcccaaatctaaagtcaaccatgactaaccctctacaatatgccccggcggaaaaagatattctcaacacctcacactgtgtagaactgcttgaggttctagggactccaagtgataaaccctattccctaatttagatctaaccctttggtccaggggaAAGAtctctaaccacaattaagcctcagtACTAAGGAtaacttaacacttcactctgtcactcatacaactaagccccagtggagaaggtctcttagcacttcactctatcatgattgcaaagaactcttgaaacatggaGGTAGGTTAAATCatgtcggaagggaaaggggacatttcgctaactcttgactcatcctctcaaccctcttcaatctcgctaagtctagcCCTAGTGAAGTTATCACCCCTTCAAAGGgttacctagatggattctcaaccctagtgtaactctaaggaaaaatcacaacaataagtatgcaagattaaaactcaattaaaacatcaattaaagaaatataatagaagtcaataaaacaaaatcatcatagggtttacaagtcaaaacacccactaggggtttagctctccatggagcaatacaaagtcaaagatgaaataaaaaataagtgcaaccaatccatagagataaccccttataatccgtgtcgatggtcttcaagagccgcctcgtcttctccaaagactccttcatCAAGCCTAGGCACACCCCGCCGAATCAACGCTATAggaagctcccctaataactctcctctGAAGTAAATCGATGTCAAATGCCGTAGGAACGCTCCAAAATtccagcaaaaacctctccaaaccctagtcgcgcTCTTCGCAAAAGAGAggcaaaagatagaaaaatgaTCCCCAAAATAAACTTGTGAAGCAATACTTAAAGGGTTGAAATCGgggtttcacacgcccatgtggaatttccacacgggcgtgtgaattttcaggtttctcatttttttagcactgtgaacagtaactgctacaataaattactacagtgatttgcggCAGTGAACTGCTACATTGCTTTTTGCCAAAGTGCTCCCgaattctttttcttcattgaggcTGCAaggttgggcacacatccatgctcTTGACAAAATTACACAAGTtgaaacatatgagtgtgactgcctttgtgcccctccaatttatatattcacttgcacattttggaggttggcacacacccatatatCAGATTCCTCAAAACTTGCGTCCATAATCGACATCtattttttgtttcctttcttctaaacttgtctctacaaccctaaatgcacaaaagatcacaaatacacatgcatgagccataaaaactgataaaagtgatgctcaatgtaagaaaagtatacttagtaatactcatacacaagcacttgtTACTCATCATTACAAGTATTCTATCTTATCAAGTTGGTATTTTCCAGGAAAGAGGGGTCTCTACTCAAAATGTACTTGGCGCCATTAATTTTGATATAAGATTTACATATGTTTTAGCTGGGTGGGAAGATTCTGTTGAAGTATAATTAGAAGATGGGGAGTCAATGACACTGTGACTTCGCTGTTTATGAGTCTAAACATACATGAAAAGCAACTTGTCTTATTAACTGAGAAGATGCAAGTAATGACCCGTTTGGaactttgcagggaaagtaattgcatgcaattacttttcctgcaaaataacattacaaTGTTTGATTATtccaatcaaaattgtaattactttaCATTCAAACTTAATTCTCTCATTTGGTATGAACTTGTTTTCGATATAAAGTTaagtttattctcatttttgcccttagttgttatagttactaaaattgggtttttattcaactctaataatattactaacttagtgcaaataataattaacctattcttcacaaatttaaaaaaattcaaatgggGTGTTCATGTTTTTTagtacactaaaaaaatatatatagatttaaacTACCATGTGTTCCTAGTTGTCCATCatacaaatttatttgtttcaattctTACATCCATTGTCATGATTGATATTATCCAACAAATATTCATGACACATTCCATATAAACAATCACACATTAATAAATAGCTCAAACTATTACCATAAATTCATAATCCGAATTCAAAAATAAGACAAAGTCTAgacatattgttttaattatccaaaacaaaaaatatgtccaaatcacaaaccaaagaaacaaaattaaatagaaCATCTAGATGACACCATCTAAAACACTCTTCATATAAATCAACCTCTCATCATCatctgaataaaaaaaaaaggattcagTTTTGCCTTTATATGCTGAAATTTTGCCAATTTCTTGAACTGCCTTTTCCTTTGTTAAACCATTGAGTTTTGTGATGCTCTCATAGAGAAGTGTCTTTTTTTCTGTCTTTGCATTCAAGTGTTGGAAATAGGTTTCCACTTTACCTATCTCTTGCTTTGCTCCATCACAAATATCGTCAAATCTTTCCATGTGCTTGGAGAAGAAATCATCAGTTGGATCCTTAGTTGATCCCTTTTTCTTCCTGTTTTTGAGGAACACTTGATTCACCTTGCATTTTCTCTTGTGCCTTACTTCCTTTGCATGAAGCATTCGAGGAGTCATTGCAAGCATTTTCAGAGATGAAGACACTCATTTTCTAACTCAATATCCACACCAAAGTAGTCATATTCAACCATGTTCTTCATTGCTTCATGAGCTTCAGAAGCTTCTTTGGTTGCTGTGAATGTTAAGTTCTCCCTTTCTAAAGCTTCCACAAATTCACTTGTGAATTCTACTCCATTTCCAGTTGTGTGATCCTTCCCAAAAATGATTTCTAGCTTATCAAAGTAAAGGAATTGCTTGTTTCTAAGTCCAACGGCCTCTTTGTGACTTTGCATTATAAGTAGTTATTGTAACATTacacataaaaacataattgtaaaaTTTCTACTAGAGATGAATTGCATATTACTTTTAACCAAGAATACCATACATCATCCTCACAAGTTACACATTTGTTTGCATCGTCCCATCCAAACCCAGATTGCCTCCTCATCTCCTTCAGTTCTCTAAATTGTGATTTAAGTGTTCTCATCCCAGATTTAATATGAGGATCACCCATGATTTTATAGTTGGGGGTCTTTTTAGCCATCCATTTTTGTAGTTGACTCAAATATCCTGTCTTAAAGCCATTATCTACTCTCCAACCTTGGTTCACAAACTCCAAGCAACattcaatcaaaattttgtcctcTACTGGAGTCCACTGATGGTTGTTCCTTTTGTTTGTCTTTACACTTGCTTGACTTGTTAAATTCTCCATCTGTAAGAAATCAAACATTGTCACCACCAAAactagtaatttaaaaaaaaatacattacataaataacataataaacacttccataaataatgtataaacatagataacataataaacaatttcataaataatagataaacaCAGTATttacattgataaaaaaaaactgcatAGATTGAGATAACTCACAATTATATAAAgcattttccaaaattacatAGACCACCCAAAATTCATTAAACATATGGTAACAGTAGCCCTTaaagataataacaaaaaaataaaaaacttaattcaAGGTTGATTCCTAGAAGCTTGCCATTCATTCCACATTTCTTGAGCCAAGTTATCTCTAAAAGTTGTCCATGCATTGGAAGTCTCAATGTACTGGATGCTTTGTGCATTTGCGAAAGGTTTGAAATCCATATACGACTCATCCAATTCAGCCTCTAGTGGATCAAGAGTCATCTCCCTCCTAATATAATTATGTAGCAGTTCACATGCACTTATAATTTGACAATGTGTTTTAACTGGGTACCAAGCCCTACCTCTAAGTATTGCCCATCTCATTTTCAACAATCCATTACATCTTTCAATAGCATTCCGTGCACTTGAGTGTTTGTAGTTGAACAATTCTTCTTTTGATTGTGGATGATTGTTTTGTCTCCATTCATTCAAATGGTAATATTGGCCTCTATATGGAACTAAGAATCCATCCCCATTTGTATAACCTGCATCACAAAGATAGTAAAAACCTGAGATAAaagttattttagatttttaaatttaaatgataaatgtGGCACTTTGCTAGTTTGAGAACATAAGCGATTATTACCTTGAGAAACTTTTAAACCATTTGTCCAAGAAAGTGTACTTCATAGTATCCTAGAATCTCTTGTAGAACCTTCCCACCCAGGTAATATGTATATGAATTGCAATTCTTGTGAACACACTCCTAGAACATTAGTGGCAATTTCTCTTTTCCTTGTCCTGTATCCAGGCTTGTCAACTTCAAGAACATTGACTTTTATATAAGCCCTAACTAAAGCACCTAAACATTTCTGAAATTTTGAGTGAAACCCAATAATtagtttattaattagtttaaatttgaaatattatattaacaaatgttttattgaataaaatatatttttaccttAAACATTTCCATCAGAGGTCTGTGGAGTCTTGAGGCACGAGATctggatttttaaataattctgtATGCAACCACAATACAGAGAGTAAGACAAGGCCAAATTGCCTACTTATTGTCTCTCCACTCCTTACAAATTCTCTTTTTACAATCCTATTCTTAGCATGATGAGAAAGGATATAGAGGAATAAAGTAACCATTTCCTCAacattcatattttttgttggGACAAGCCTACCAATACTTTGAAGCatatcacataatttataaaagattgcCCTATTCATCCTAATGTTCTCCATACAAGTCAAATCCGAATCAAACACCATCCTCCTAAAATTGACTTGCCTAATGAGATGCCTCTGATAACTACAACTCATTCTTCTCTTttgctttctatttttcaacTTTAAGACATAGAACTTTAAAAATGAACCAATTATAGAAAACAAGTTATTGAGATGTAGAGTAACTGTATGCGCAGCCAAGAGCATTGCGTGATCTTCTTCTATAATTTCATCCATTGCAACAATTATAACCAAAATAGAcctataaaaacatataataaaaattaaggccTAAAAGGTTGATAAAATCAAAGCatgtagaaaaatatttttgaacatACAAAAAAAGTATGaaagtatataatataatatttatatacctACTAAACATGCTCGAATATTTGAGTAACATAAAAAGGATTTTCTTAAACCAATCTAATGAATGTGGCCTAAACTCTAATAGAAAGCgaataaataaagtttaaagAAGTAAATAGTTACCCAAACAAGCTAAACAATGATTAACTTATGTTAAGGTCCACTCTAACAACTTACTATTTTTACTCaacataacaaataataaatgacTATAACATAATAATACTTATTAATACTTAACAtgatatatactaaaatataaaagtaatgtAGTTCAAAATCCCAtgaatttttcaagaaaaatgggaCTAGGGCACACAATCCACATATATCTAATCAATAATTCATATGGCACAACAAAGTTGACCCTAAATTTTGAAGATAACCACATccacataaatttaaattaaagagGAGAGCATAGGGATATACCTAAGCAGCTTTGATTGAAGGTGATTATTGCGTCTACTCCTTTTTGATTTTACAAAGCTTCTTCAAAtgctttaagaaaataaattcatcaattgtaaacatatatataaaacacacaaatcaaaataaattcaaatatttaatcttGATTTACAGACCAATAAAATCACACACATTAAAATTGACATTACTGCAGTATGTAATCATTTTAAAAGTCTTTTGGGTTTTTCGGCATTCAAAAAGATTTCACTTTCTTTTATGGCTgaagtaaaatatattttcatcaaTGATTTGGTTGTGAACAAAATTAAGGACcgaatataatattaaaattttacaagggtttatacattaaaaaacctacaaaaatcaatcaaaaacaaaattcaccCATTCAAAATGCTCTATAGTTTTATTATCCACACTAGTTcatattacttttgttttcaaagtAGTTTCATTATCTACATCATATCTATTACTCGAGATTTTCTATTACAAgaacataaatcttaaaaaaaaaagggaaaaaaaaaaagaagatattcAACAAACCAGTTTTCAAAAGAATGTATGAAGTTTGtaagcaaaaccctaaaaagttgatgaattacattgaattgcattaactttttaaatatcaaaaggcaTCCCTTTTCGtttacataaattttaccaagttaacaaaaattagcaaaacatggaatttatgaacaaaagaacaaggtttgcaccattatatctacaataaaataccataataataaaaatatacattatgagacatgataaaagagacaagaaacaatattgttaaactaagaaattgatattttgatttgaatgcttccttaatatttatttatatatctcatatatttttaaaactttgatTCACTACAAATACAGAACAATTTTTGtgggaatttaaaaaaaaacaattgtggacaacaagaagcaaaaaaaatatatatgtctcaaGTTCTCATCTCATCATATTGGATTATTATATCaacatagatttgatttaatcaaaataggaattctctgataaaaatattatccaaacaaatatgaaatttatttgtcttTGATCCAATTAATACATGACTTTTACACAAAGTAAAACATAAccaaaatttaacacaaaataatctaacaaacttgagaaaaaaTTACCAGGATTGCTCCGATTCAGAAAAAGCAACAACTCTCTGCCGAATTGGGAAATACGATCGCATTAGGGTTTTTCCAAAGAAAAAACAGACAAGAAAGAGTTTTATGTCataaagggtagtttggtaatttgaCAATTATCAAACTTTCTCATCTAACGGTGTAAACACTTTCACACCACCCCCCTTATGAATCACTTTCCCTGGTCAAATGGAAAGTGATTACAAGGagaccatatttttttttaagaaccaaACGGTTGAAATGGATTCACCCCTcttactttgcagggaaagtaacaactttacatCATACCAAACGGACCCTAGTTGTCTGGTTGTTGTTTGGAATTGTTCTCTTCGAATCATTACTGTATTAGTTTGTATGCTTTAGTATGTATCTTATGAGATGCCTTGTAGGCAATTCTCTAGCATTGTATCTTAAATATTTCAGAAGTTTTATTGAATGAATTAGAGTGAGTTATGCACTAAAAACATCTTGTTCCACATTAATATTACTACATTGAGCAATCTTGTTGAGTTCACAAAGAACTTTATGTATCTATACATAAGCTTTGATCCTACAGTGGCATCAGAGATGGCAAGTTCTTCATCAGCAAGAGATGCAAATGTCCCATTCTTCAATGGGGAAAATTACAATCTATGGAgttgatgatgaagaccatCTTTTGGTCAAAAGATCTATGGAACCTTGTTGAAAAAGGGTTCAATGCGGAAGGAGATGGCAACAAAATTAATGACAGCATGAAGAAAGATGCAAAGGCTCTCTATCGCATCCAACAAGTGCTTGATCAGAGGATCCTTATCAGGATTGCTAAAGCTAAGACTGCAAAGGAAGCTTGGGAGATTATCAAAAATGAGTTTCAAGCAAATACTAATACTCTCACAGTTAAACTACATTCTTTTTAAAGAGAATTTAATgttacaagaataaaaaatggTGAGAAAGTTCAAGACTACATCAGCAGGGTCCTTGATGTGGTGTATAAAATTCGAATGATGGAAGAGGAGCTTCCACAAAAGGTAGTGGTGGCCAAGATCATATGCAGTCTTTCTTCAAGATTCTCACAAGTTGTACATTCAATCATTGACTCCAAAAATCTCAGCACTCTTAGCATTGATAAACTCAATGGATAACTAAAAAGTCATGAGTCCATACTCAATATTTCAagtgaaagagaaaaagaaaaagctctCATTTTGGAGAACAAGGCTATAGAGGAAATAGAGGTCACAGTCCAGGTTTCTTCAAAGGAAGAGGAAAAGGCCATGGAAGATCTATTGAAGGTGGGCATTCAAATGAAAGTGGAAGACAGTACAAGGGAGTTCAATGTTTTGTTTGCAAGAAGTTTGGG contains:
- the LOC120284001 gene encoding uncharacterized protein LOC120284001, which produces MENLTSQASVKTNKRNNHQWTPVEDKILIECCLEFVNQGWRVDNGFKTGYLSQLQKWMAKKTPNYKIMGDPHIKSGMRTLKSQFRELKEMRRQSGFGWDDANKCVTCEDDVCHKEAVGLRNKQFLYFDKLEIIFGKDHTTGNGVEFTSEFVEALERENLTFTATKEASEAHEAMKNMVEYDYFGVDIELENECLHL
- the LOC120284002 gene encoding uncharacterized protein LOC120284002 — its product is MEMFKKCLGALVRAYIKVNVLEVDKPGYRTRKREIATNVLGVCSQELQFIYILPGWEGYTNGDGFLVPYRGQYYHLNEWRQNNHPQSKEELFNYKHSSARNAIERCNGLLKMRWAILRGRAWYPVKTHCQIISACELLHNYIRREMTLDPLEAELDESYMDFKPFANAQSIQYIETSNAWTTFRDNLAQEMWNEWQASRNQP